Part of the Streptomyces europaeiscabiei genome is shown below.
CGACCACCGGGTTTGCAGGCTTCGCTCCATACCAGCAGGAAGGAATGCCAACCATGATCCTCCCGAAGGTCAGGGACCCTCGCTTCGTGACGATCCGCCGCGGTGGCACCCTCACCGATTCGGATCACCATTTCCTCGCCCTCTGGGCGGCAGCCTGCGCGGAGCACGTCCTTGGCCTCTTCGAGTCGGTTCAGTCTGAGGACCCACGGCCGCGCCAGGCGATCGAGCATGCCCGAGCCTGGGTGCGCGGCGAGGTCAAGATGATGCAGGCCCGCGCGGCGGGCGGCCATGCAATGGGCGCGGCTCGAGACCTGCGTGGCGCAGCACGGCATGCCGCTTACGCCGCCGGCCAGGCCGCAGTCGTCGCACACGTCGCCGCGCATGAACTCGGTGCGGCTGCCTATGCGATCAAGGCGGCACGCGCTGCCGCGCCAAAAGACGAGAGTGAGGCCGCAGGGCGACTCGAGTGCCAGTGGCAGCGCGACCAGCTCCCGGAAACGATTCGCGAGCTCGTACTTGACGACCAGCGCTTGCGCAACGACATCTGCTGGTCGGTGTTTGACTGCTGAGGCTGATCCACCGGCACCTTGCCGAAGAAAACGACACCTCACCGACAACAGCCCCGCCGGAACACCAACCGGCGGGGCGTCGCCATCAGAGTTCGTCGGCATCGTGAACGCCGCCCTCGTCGGCATTTTCAACGCCGGGCAACAGCCGGCTGGTCGACCACGACCAGGACCTTCCCCTTGCGCCCCAGTCGGGTGAACAGCTCCCGCAGCTGGGGCTCGCCGTTGGGCAGCGGCTTGTCGAAGGCAGTGCGGCCGTCGGCCAGCAGGGCCGTGCCGTGGTGGGTGGACTTGCCCACGTCCAGGGCGCAGAACACGTCGATCGAGGAGAAGTTGTTGCTGGTCACCGGGTTTCCCTCCCCGGAGTCACTACCGGTGGCCCGCTCGGGCACCGGAGATCGGCAGCCACATTACGCAGCCCTGCCTGTCGGCGGACACGCTTCCATCAGCGACCTTCCGGTGCCGCCAGGACCGGCGACAGCACCCCCCGGATCATCAAGGACAGGGGCAACGAGTCATACCGGCCCTGGAGGCCACGAGCCCGAACCGGGCTCTACGAGGAAGGCAATGGGCGGCGTCGGAGCCGGGCACGTGCCCGGCGGACGGCACACCCGTGGAGCGGGCACAACCTTCGGGCCGGTACCCGCCCCGGTGCGGGCCCGGGCACATGCGATCCGGCTGCGGGGCCGGCCGGTGCCGAAGCCGGTGTACGGCCGGTCCTGGCGTACCGTCAGGCGGGGGCCGCGGCCGGTGTCTTGTGCTCGTGCACGGCGGCCGGCCCCGGTACGCGCAGGGCGATCAGTCCCAGGGCGGTGAAGAACACCGCCCAGCCGGCCCAGCCCTGCCAGGACCAGCCGACGGTGGTGCTGATCAGCAGCGGCCCGACCACCGTGGTCATGGCGAAGCCCAGGTTGAACACGGCGAGATGGCTGGTGGTCTGCTCGCGTGGGATGTGCAGCAGCGCCGCTCCCGTGGTGCCCGCGATGATCAGCAGTTCGCCCAGCGACAGCAGCACCGCGGCCACGACGACGACCGCGACGTCCCCTTGCCCGCCGCCCAGCATCGTCAGCGGCACCACGAGAGCGCCGAGCCCCGACAGCAGTCCGCCGCGCAGCATCAGCACCCGTGCCCGCTCCAGCCGCTCCGAGCCCCGGCTCAGCCGCACCTGGAGCACGACGACGAGCACCGTGTTCAGCAGCTGGATCACCGTCACGCTCCAGGAGGGGGCCTGGGTCTGCTGCACGATCCACAGCGGGACGCCGATGCCCAGCAGCAGTGCCGACAGGGTGAACGCCCCGTACAGGGCGGTGATGCCCAGGAAGGCGCGGTTGCGCAGGATCCGCGCCCGTCCGCCCTGTCCGCCCGCCGGGGTGGCCGCCACGGCGTCGAAGCCCCGGCATATCGCGGCACAGCACAGGAACAGCAGGGCCGAGGCCGCCATCGCCGCCCGGTAGGCCCCTGCCTGGTCGGCGGCGATCGCGGCGCCCGCGGGCAGCGCGCCGGCGGCCATCCCGGCGTTGCGCAGCGTGCGCAGCCGGGCCAGCGCGCCGACGGCCGCGGCGTTGGGGACGCGGCTGATCAGTCCGGACTCGATGAGCGGGCCGATGCCGCGGCTGAGGAGTCCGGCCACCGCCGCGGCGCCCAGCGCCTGGGTGAAGGAGCCGACCATGGCCAGGGCGAGGAAGGCCGCGCAGCGGATCAGGAACAGCACGCACAGCACGCCGCGGATGCCGTAGCGCTCCGCGGCCCGGGCGATGGGCATGGCGCCCAGCAGCGAGGTCACTCCCGACACGCCCAGGACCACGCCGATCTGCTGGTTGGACAGGGCGGCCGCCTTGTCCAGGAAGAGCACCGACAGCGACAGGTACGTGCCCAGGCCGACCGCGTCGCACAGACCGACGGCGTAGAAGCGGCGGGCCGAGGACGTGGCGGGCGGGGCGGCGGGGCGGTCAGTCACGGTCGGCTCCTGTCGTGGCGCCGTAGCCGGGTACCAGCCGGATGCCCAGGGCGCGTTCCACGCGTGCCGTGGTGGCCCGGGCCGCGGACACGTCGGGGGCGTCGACCATGAAGCTGGCCAGGTGCAGGGTGCGTTGCCGGCTCACCCGCTGGCCGGGGGTGAAGCGGGGGGAGAGGTAGACGAGTTCGGGGAAGTCCCGCAGCACCTCCTCGACGGGCCTCTGCGCGGCCACCCGCCACAGGCCGGCCGGGATGGGCAGGAACCGCAGCAGTGCCACCCGGGTGAAGTCGGGCAGCCCGGTCGGTGGCAGGCCGAGTGCGCTGCGGCCGATCTGGGCGGCGTAGTCGTAGCCGGCCGCCACCTCGAACATGGTGGGCAGCGGGCCTCCGGCGCGGGCGTTGACCTCGATGACCCGGGGGCCATCGGCGCTCAGGGCGATCTCGGTGTGCACGGCGCCGCAGGTCAGTCCGATCGCCCGGATGGCCTGGTCGGCGACGTCGACGACGGCTTTCACGCTCGCCGCGTCCAGCCGGGTGGGCAGGACGACGCCCTCTTCGGCGTAGCCGTGTTCCAGGGGCAGCCGGTCGGAGACGGCGAGGTGGTGGGTGACGCCGGCGGCGAGCAGGGACTCCACGCTGCAGTAGGCCGCGTATCCGCTGTCGCCGTCGGCCTCCAGCGCCATCCGCTCCTCCAGCAGATAGGAGTCGTCGGACTGCAGGAAGGCTGTTTTCTCGGCGCGTGCCACGGTGAAGGCGTGGATCAGTTCCGAGTAGGTGGACACCAGGCGCACGCACTGGCTGCCCGCGCCCAGTGACGGTTTGAACACCCCGGGCAGTCCGACGCGTGCGGCGGCCGCGGCGAGGTCCCGGTCGCTGGTGATGACCTCGAAGCCGGGTGAAGGCACCCCGTGCTCGGCGAAGACCAGGCGCTGGCGTGCCTTGGACTGGGCGACGCTCACCGCCTGGGGGGTGTTGCCGGGCAGGCCCAGCCTGCCGGCGATCTCGGCCTGGGGGCGCAGCAGCAGTTCGGAGTAGGTCACCACGCCGTTAAGCGGCAGCCGGGCGTGCAGCGCGGCGGCCGCCTCGACGGCCGCGTCCAGGTCGGCTGCGTCCAGGAACTCGCCGTGCAGGCCGCGGCGTTCCCAGTCGGCGCGTACCTCCTTGGAGGGCTGCCAGGCGGTCACGTACACGACGCTGACGGTGTCGCTGAGGGTGGCCAGGGAGTCGAGGGCCTCGTCGGGGGCGTGGCCGCCTATCCCGGCGAGGAGCAGAAGGTGGGGGGAAGCCATGATGACGGGGCCTTTCATCCGGGGAAGGGCGAGGAAGAGGAAGGGGTGCGGAAGGACAGCAGTTCCGCGACGAGGTCGTCGAGTCTGAGGTGGAGGAAGTCCAGTGCCGCCCCGGGTGTCAGGTCGGCGGCGGTGGTGGCGATGTGGGTGGGTGCGGCCCATCCGCTGAGCGCGCGCACGACCGTGCGCATTTGGTCGCAGGCGGTGCCGGCGCCGCGTGGTCCGCCGCCGGCGGCGATCAGGCCGACCGGCCGGCCGCTGAGCGCGTCGCCGGTGAGGTGGTCCAGGGCGTTCTTGAGCAGTGCGCTGTAGGAACCGTGGTAGACGGGGGTGGCCAGCAGGGCGCCGCCGGCGCGGGCGATGCGGGCGCGCAGCAGCGCGGTCTGGCTGCCGGCGGGCGGGTCGTCGTAGTCGGCCAGTGCGTGCGGCCGGGGGAACTCCACGGCCAGGTCGATGAGTTCGAAGGGGTGGCCGGCGCGGGCGATGCGCTCGCCGGCCTTGAGCAGGACCTCGCGGGTCACCGAGTCCTTGGCGGCGCTGCCGAGCAGGGCGAGGATCATGGCCGGCCCGGGGCGGCGGGGGCCGGTGCGCACACGATGTGTATGTCGTGCTCGGCGCGGTGCAGCAGCCGGGACACCTCGGTGTGCGAGTCGTGGGCGAAGACGTGGGTGCTGATGCCGGTGCCGGAGAACTGTGAGGCGGGGAGGGTGTCTCCGACGCGGGCGTTGACGGAGCGGAAGTAGGCGTGCGGGGCCACCGCGGAGTCGTCGTACTCCAGGAGTTTCCCGCCGCCGCTGTAGTGCACGGTCCAGCCGGCGTGGGCGGCCACGGGGTCCCGGCGGCGGTGGCGGGGGTCCAGCCCTGCGTCGGCGAGGAGTTTGGCGTGGTCGAGGTCGATGCCGGTGGTGGCGCGGAAGGCCTGGGCGACTCCGGCGCCGCCGGGCCGGGCGGCCACCTCGCAGAACGTCAGGTGTTCACCGGTGACGAACGCTTCCAGGTGCAGCACGCCCGAGTCCATCTGCCAGGCGTGCAGGACCTGGTTGAGGAGGTGTGCGGCCGCCGTGCGCAGCGCCGGGTCGGCCACCGTGGCCGACGACAGCGGCAGGCCGTGCCTAAGTGCCATGGTGTCGCGCTCGTAGAGGGAGACGTCCCACACCGGTTCGCCGTCGTGCACGGCCGCGTCGATGTGGCACAGGGGGGCGTCGACGAACTCCTCGCACAGGTGGGTGCCGGGGGTGAACTGCGTGTCCAGCCAGGCCTGGAGGCCGGGCCAGGAGGCGAGGACGGTCACGCCCCGGGAGCCGGACGCGGCCCGCGGTTTGAGGACGATCTTCCCGTGGCGGTCGAACATCTCGGTGATGTCCTGGGCCGTGTGGGCGAGCAGCCCGTCGGCGCAGCGGATGCGGTGGCTGCGGGCGATGCGTTTCATGACGGCCTTGTCCACCCAGCGCGCTACCTCGTGGGGTCCTTCGCCGGCCGTGCCGAGCAGGGCGCGCAGCCGGGCGGCCGGCTGGAGCAGCCGCTCGGACAGGGCGGCCACCCGGTGCACCGGGTGGCCGGCGTCGAGGGTGCGGGCGAGGTGGCCGAGCATGAGGTCGTCGCTCAGGTCGGTGCGCGCCGCGAGGTCGGCGGGGTGGGGGCCGGGCGTGGAGGACAGCACGCTCAGCCGGAAGCGGTCCGCGGGCAGTACCGGTGTTTTGTCGTCGAGGGTCCAGGTGGCGGCGCCGATCCGGTCCAGCAGGAGCACATGGGTGCGTTCCTGTGCTGTGGTGCGCCAGACCAGCGAGTGCTCCAGTTTCCGTGCCGTCCTGCGTGCCTGCTCGCGGCCGGCCGCGACCACGGTGTGGCGCAGCCACACGGTGGGCCGGGGGTCCTGGTGGACGTGGCCGGCGCGGGTGAACACCTGGGCCCGGAACAGGCCGGGGAAGGTCTGCAGCTGTTCTTCGGTGGTGGCCTCCAGGACCCGGAAGCGGCCGCCGGGCGTGGTCACCGCGCGCTGCAGGGCGACGGCGGGGCGGCTGCGGGCGCGCGGGGCGCGGCCGAGGGCCGACTCCGCGACGGCGGTGACCAGGCCGCGGGTGTGGACGGCGTCGTAGAGGTCGATGGTCGCGGCGTCCAGGCCGGGCAGCAGGACGGGTTCCGGCCGGCCGGGGCCCGGACGGGCCGTGTCCCGGGTGAGGACGCAGCGCACCACGCCTTCGATGTGTGCGGCGCGCACGGCGTGCACGGCGCGGTCGGTCAGTTCGTCGCGGGACGGCCCGTCCAGGCCGGAGGGGCACAGGCGGGTGCCGGGTTCCTCGTCGATGACGGCCAGGGCCCGTACCTCGCCGCGGTAGGCGGCCACCACGACCGTGTGTCCGGGCGTGGCGGCGGCGGGGGGCCGGGCGGCGGGGGCTCCGTCGCGCAACTGCCGTGCGGCGGGGGCGGCGGAGAAGGTCAGCATGGCGCGCACCGGCTCGGCGGCGTGGATGCGGCGGGCGGCGGCGCGGATGTCCGGGCCGGTGGAGGCGGTGTGCCACTGGCCACGGCACTGGTGTTGCCAGCGCGTTCGTGCCCGGCGTTCGCCGTCGGGCCCCGAGGTCCAGATCACGCTGACCCGGGCCGTCACCGCTCCCAGGGCGGCCATGATCCGGTCGGCGGGATCCTCGGCGCCGAGCAGCACCAGCACATGCTCGCCGCACGGCACGTCGTGCGGGGCGTCGTGCGGCACGTCGTGCGGGGCGTCGTGCGGGGTGTGACCGGACGGCTCGCCGGCTTGGCGTGGTGGGCGGCCCGTTCGCAGGTCCCCTGCTGCAGGCGGGCGGCCCGTCGGGGAGTTCTCCGGTATCGGCGGGCGGCCTGTCGGGGACTCCCCCGGCACCGGCAGGCAGCCCGTCGGGGACTCCCCTGCTGCTGGCAGGTGATCCGGTCGGGACTCCCCCGGCACCGGCAGGTGGTGCGTCCGGGAGTCTCCCGGCACCAGCAGGCGGCCCGTCGGGGACTCCCCCGGCACCAGCAGGCAGCCCGTCGGGGACTCCCCTGCTGCTGGCAGGTGATCCGGTCGGGACTCCCCCGGCACCGGCAGGTGGTGCGTCCGGGAGTCTCCCGGCACCAGCAGGCGGCCCGTCGGGGACTCCCCCGGCACCAGCAGGCAGCCCGTCGGGGACTCCCTCGGCACCGGCAGGCGGTCCGGTCGGGAGTTCTGAGGTTTCGGGCCGGCGGGGAGGGCGTCGGCCGTCCTGGTCGTGCCCGGCACCGGGTGCAGTTCCAGTGACTTCAGGATGCGCCGGGCGGCCTGGGCGGCATGGCGGGCGGCCTCGTCGCCGGTGCGGCCACGGGCCAGTACGTAGCCGATCCGGTCGTGGTTGGTGCGCAGTGCGGCCACCCGGTCGCCGGTGCCGGCCGTGACGTGGGACTCGATCACCTCGTCGGTGAGCACGTCCTGCGGTTTCGCTCCCCGCACCACGGCGTCCACGGGAGAGAAGAGGTGGTGCAGGGCGACGACGGTCTCCTTCGGCGCGGCTTCGCGCACCGGGTCGCCGACGGCGAGGGCCACCAGGTCGGCGGTGAGTGAACGTTTGAGCGCCAGCGACATCTGACGGGCCACCACATGCCCGGCCACCCGGCCGTTGATCTCGATGAGTTCCGGACCGGTCGGTGTGAGCAGCAGTTCGGCGTGGACGGCCGAGGAGCGGACACCGATCGCCCGCACGGCGTCGAGGACGAAGGCGCGCGCGGCTGCCTCCTGTTCGATACGGGCCGGGAAGTGGCCGCCGAGCTCCGCCGTCTGGCCGGGCGGTGCCGGCAGCCGTTCGGCGAACCCGAGCAGCACGGTGCGCTGGTCCTGCACCAGCAGTTCGGCGCTGACGTGCCGGCCCACCGCGTACTCCTCGATGAGCGCGCGCGGTGGTGTGCCGTCGGGGCCGGCCGGCACGCCGAGCACCTCGGCCAGCGCGTGGGCCGCCTGCGCCCGGCTCCAGGCGATGCTCACTCCCACCGACCATCCGCCCGCGGTCGGTTTGACCACCACGGGCAGCCCGATCTCGTCGACGGCCGCAAGTCCCTGGGATGCGGTGGCGGCCACCCGCCAGGCGAGCGAGCCGATGCCGCGCTCGGTGAGCCGCGCGCGGACGGCCGCCTTGTCGCTCAGGATCCGGGCCGCCGACAGCGATTCGTGGGGCAGTCCCAGGTCGCGGGCCAGTGCGGCGGCAGCCGGCAGATGCACCTCGTCCCGGCAGATCACCCCGTCCGGCGCAAGGGGGCCGAGCCGGCCGCGCAGCCGGTCCGCGAGGACGCCTCTCGCCAGGTGCGGAACCTCGACGATGCGTGCCGCCCGCGCGGACAGTTCGAACCCCGGATTCTTTCGATGGGCATCGAGCGTCTCGGTGACGAAACTGACCTCGATGCCCGAGTCGGCCATCTCCGCGATCATGTCGAATCCACGGACGGATGCCGTCTCCACCAGAACAATGTGCACGCCGCTCAGCTCCCCGGCCGGTCCCTGCATTCGGGCAAGCGTCCGCCCGTCGCGGCGAATGCCTCAACCGCGTCCGGCGGAATCGGTCAGGTAGCGCACCGGTCAGGTGGCGCACCGGTCAGGTGGCGCACCGGTCAGGTGGCGCACCGGTCAGGTGGCGCACGGGGCAGGTGGCGCACCGGCCGGGCGGGTGTCGGCCGGGCGCCTTCTGCCAGGCAGGTGCCGCATCGTCAAGTCAGCGGCCGGCAATGGTCGAAGTTGCCGGATTGTGTGCCGGCCGCTGGCCGTTCGGCGGGCCGCCCGCCTAATTTCGGCGTTCGGCGGACGAATGCGAAGCGCAGCGCCGGGCGGCGGGAAAGTCCAGGAATTCCGGGGCGTCAGGAGCGCCCTGGAAGCTGTGGATCGGGGTGGACTTCCACCGCATGTTCAAAAATACGGAAGAAATTCAAGATCCCATATTCGAGAACACGAGGAAAAGGACGAGAGGCGTGCGACCCATTGATCTTCCGGCCTGCGGACCGGGCCATGGTGCTCCGCTCACCCATGTGGGCTTCAGGCCTGACGGACAGCGGCTGGCCAGCTGTTCGTACGACGGCACGGTCATCGTCTGGGACACCGGCGACCCGTCCCGTCCCGCTGTGCTGGCACGGCTGCGCCACCGCCGTCTGGTCAACGCCTGTGCCTGGAACCCGGTCGACGGCGAGGTGCTGGCCACCGCGTCCGCGGACAAGACGGTGGCCGTGTGGCGGGTGGGCGAGGAGGGCGGGGCGGTGCTGCAGACCGTCCTGGCCCGGCACACCGACGACATCAACTCGGTGGCCTGGCTGCCGGACGGCAAGCGGCTGATCTGTGTGTCCGAGGACGGGCGCGCCACGTTGTGGTCGGCCGCCGACGGGGCGTTCCTGTGTGAGGTCGGCTCGCACGAGGCGCACTGCATGATGGTGTCGGTCAGCGCGCAGGGACTTGTTGCCACGGTCGGCGAGGACGGTCTGGTCGCCGTCAGTGATCCGGACGGCCGCGGCGCGCCCGTCACCCGCCGCTACGGCTCCTCCATCGAGGGCTGTGCGTGGTCCCACTCGGGCCGGCTGCTGGCGGTGGCCCGCGACGACGGCGCCGTCGACCTGCTCACCGCCGGCCTGGAGGTGGTCCGCACCGTCGCGGTGTCCACGTCCGCGGCGCGCTCGGTGGCCTGGTCCGAGGACGACTCCTCCTTCGTGGTGGGCGCCTACGACGGGGCTCTGCACTGCTTCGACGTGGCCGGCAGGCGTCTGCACCGCATCGAGGACCGGCGGGTGTGGCCGCGCTCGGTCAGCGCCGCCCGGGGTGTGGTGGCGGCCGGCAGTTTCTGGAACGGCCCGCATCTGTACGATTTCGCGACGGGCGCGGAGGTCTTTGCTCCGGCCGGGGCCACGCACGGGCCCAACGCGCTGGCCCGGCTGGGCGGCGACCTGCTGATCGGCACCGACTCCGGTCTCGTCGTCGCCGTCGCCCTCGAGGCCGGGGGCACCGATTGCGGCCCCGTCCGCCTGGTCGACTTCGGTCTCAGTCCGGTGCTGTCCCTCGCCGTCCATGACGGGGTGCTCTTCGCCGGCACCTACTGCGGGCACGTCCTGCGCCACGACGGCCGTGCCGTCACCTCCAGCGCGCAGCTCGGTGCTCCCGTGCCTTCCCTTGCCGTCCACGACGGCCACCTCGTCGCCGGCACCTACAACGGGGAGTTCCTCCTCATCGCCCCGGACACGCTCGGCGTGGTGGAGCGGGTCGAGGCCCACGGCGGGTCGGTGAAGTCGCTGGCCGCCGTCCCCGGCGGTTTCCTGTCGGCGGCCACCGACCGCACCGTCGAGGCCGGCGGGGTGCACGGGCGCAGCAGGCTGTGGGAGCACGGCAACCTCGTCAACGCGGTCGCCGTGCTGGGCGCCGGGGTCGCCGCGAGCGCTTCGCGCGACCACACCGTCAAGGCCGGCCGGATCGCCCGCCTGCCCGACGGCACCTGGCGTGCGCAGTGCGTGCA
Proteins encoded:
- a CDS encoding WD40 repeat domain-containing protein, which encodes MRPIDLPACGPGHGAPLTHVGFRPDGQRLASCSYDGTVIVWDTGDPSRPAVLARLRHRRLVNACAWNPVDGEVLATASADKTVAVWRVGEEGGAVLQTVLARHTDDINSVAWLPDGKRLICVSEDGRATLWSAADGAFLCEVGSHEAHCMMVSVSAQGLVATVGEDGLVAVSDPDGRGAPVTRRYGSSIEGCAWSHSGRLLAVARDDGAVDLLTAGLEVVRTVAVSTSAARSVAWSEDDSSFVVGAYDGALHCFDVAGRRLHRIEDRRVWPRSVSAARGVVAAGSFWNGPHLYDFATGAEVFAPAGATHGPNALARLGGDLLIGTDSGLVVAVALEAGGTDCGPVRLVDFGLSPVLSLAVHDGVLFAGTYCGHVLRHDGRAVTSSAQLGAPVPSLAVHDGHLVAGTYNGEFLLIAPDTLGVVERVEAHGGSVKSLAAVPGGFLSAATDRTVEAGGVHGRSRLWEHGNLVNAVAVLGAGVAASASRDHTVKAGRIARLPDGTWRAQCVQTLLGPDESVKCVALMGSAERPVVLAGSYDFGLYAWQVDFDEAAATLASGRVVDHFAQGVSCMLRLDDDTVAVAGWDGRVLLVGVDSAGLPVVERSLHLGELLTSPTRPTAAAPVGRTVESRAA
- a CDS encoding NADPH-dependent FMN reductase yields the protein MRTGPRRPGPAMILALLGSAAKDSVTREVLLKAGERIARAGHPFELIDLAVEFPRPHALADYDDPPAGSQTALLRARIARAGGALLATPVYHGSYSALLKNALDHLTGDALSGRPVGLIAAGGGPRGAGTACDQMRTVVRALSGWAAPTHIATTAADLTPGAALDFLHLRLDDLVAELLSFRTPSSSSPFPG
- a CDS encoding ATP-grasp domain-containing protein, which codes for MASPHLLLLAGIGGHAPDEALDSLATLSDTVSVVYVTAWQPSKEVRADWERRGLHGEFLDAADLDAAVEAAAALHARLPLNGVVTYSELLLRPQAEIAGRLGLPGNTPQAVSVAQSKARQRLVFAEHGVPSPGFEVITSDRDLAAAAARVGLPGVFKPSLGAGSQCVRLVSTYSELIHAFTVARAEKTAFLQSDDSYLLEERMALEADGDSGYAAYCSVESLLAAGVTHHLAVSDRLPLEHGYAEEGVVLPTRLDAASVKAVVDVADQAIRAIGLTCGAVHTEIALSADGPRVIEVNARAGGPLPTMFEVAAGYDYAAQIGRSALGLPPTGLPDFTRVALLRFLPIPAGLWRVAAQRPVEEVLRDFPELVYLSPRFTPGQRVSRQRTLHLASFMVDAPDVSAARATTARVERALGIRLVPGYGATTGADRD
- a CDS encoding MFS transporter, producing the protein MTDRPAAPPATSSARRFYAVGLCDAVGLGTYLSLSVLFLDKAAALSNQQIGVVLGVSGVTSLLGAMPIARAAERYGIRGVLCVLFLIRCAAFLALAMVGSFTQALGAAAVAGLLSRGIGPLIESGLISRVPNAAAVGALARLRTLRNAGMAAGALPAGAAIAADQAGAYRAAMAASALLFLCCAAICRGFDAVAATPAGGQGGRARILRNRAFLGITALYGAFTLSALLLGIGVPLWIVQQTQAPSWSVTVIQLLNTVLVVVLQVRLSRGSERLERARVLMLRGGLLSGLGALVVPLTMLGGGQGDVAVVVVAAVLLSLGELLIIAGTTGAALLHIPREQTTSHLAVFNLGFAMTTVVGPLLISTTVGWSWQGWAGWAVFFTALGLIALRVPGPAAVHEHKTPAAAPA
- a CDS encoding ATP-grasp domain-containing protein — its product is MHIVLVETASVRGFDMIAEMADSGIEVSFVTETLDAHRKNPGFELSARAARIVEVPHLARGVLADRLRGRLGPLAPDGVICRDEVHLPAAAALARDLGLPHESLSAARILSDKAAVRARLTERGIGSLAWRVAATASQGLAAVDEIGLPVVVKPTAGGWSVGVSIAWSRAQAAHALAEVLGVPAGPDGTPPRALIEEYAVGRHVSAELLVQDQRTVLLGFAERLPAPPGQTAELGGHFPARIEQEAAARAFVLDAVRAIGVRSSAVHAELLLTPTGPELIEINGRVAGHVVARQMSLALKRSLTADLVALAVGDPVREAAPKETVVALHHLFSPVDAVVRGAKPQDVLTDEVIESHVTAGTGDRVAALRTNHDRIGYVLARGRTGDEAARHAAQAARRILKSLELHPVPGTTRTADALPAGPKPQNSRPDRLPVPRESPTGCLLVPGESPTGRLLVPGDSRTHHLPVPGESRPDHLPAAGESPTGCLLVPGESPTGRLLVPGDSRTHHLPVPGESRPDHLPAAGESPTGCLPVPGESPTGRPPIPENSPTGRPPAAGDLRTGRPPRQAGEPSGHTPHDAPHDVPHDAPHDVPCGEHVLVLLGAEDPADRIMAALGAVTARVSVIWTSGPDGERRARTRWQHQCRGQWHTASTGPDIRAAARRIHAAEPVRAMLTFSAAPAARQLRDGAPAARPPAAATPGHTVVVAAYRGEVRALAVIDEEPGTRLCPSGLDGPSRDELTDRAVHAVRAAHIEGVVRCVLTRDTARPGPGRPEPVLLPGLDAATIDLYDAVHTRGLVTAVAESALGRAPRARSRPAVALQRAVTTPGGRFRVLEATTEEQLQTFPGLFRAQVFTRAGHVHQDPRPTVWLRHTVVAAGREQARRTARKLEHSLVWRTTAQERTHVLLLDRIGAATWTLDDKTPVLPADRFRLSVLSSTPGPHPADLAARTDLSDDLMLGHLARTLDAGHPVHRVAALSERLLQPAARLRALLGTAGEGPHEVARWVDKAVMKRIARSHRIRCADGLLAHTAQDITEMFDRHGKIVLKPRAASGSRGVTVLASWPGLQAWLDTQFTPGTHLCEEFVDAPLCHIDAAVHDGEPVWDVSLYERDTMALRHGLPLSSATVADPALRTAAAHLLNQVLHAWQMDSGVLHLEAFVTGEHLTFCEVAARPGGAGVAQAFRATTGIDLDHAKLLADAGLDPRHRRRDPVAAHAGWTVHYSGGGKLLEYDDSAVAPHAYFRSVNARVGDTLPASQFSGTGISTHVFAHDSHTEVSRLLHRAEHDIHIVCAPAPAAPGRP
- a CDS encoding putative immunity protein; the encoded protein is MILPKVRDPRFVTIRRGGTLTDSDHHFLALWAAACAEHVLGLFESVQSEDPRPRQAIEHARAWVRGEVKMMQARAAGGHAMGAARDLRGAARHAAYAAGQAAVVAHVAAHELGAAAYAIKAARAAAPKDESEAAGRLECQWQRDQLPETIRELVLDDQRLRNDICWSVFDC